A window from Actinomycetospora corticicola encodes these proteins:
- a CDS encoding efflux RND transporter periplasmic adaptor subunit: MAAGGSRRLWIVNGLVVLLVLLAAGGTVYGLTRTSSSEDTSLRTTPLGRGTVAETVSASGTVTSATSATLNFSTSGRISDVRVRLGDRVTKGQTVAVLDGEYAQANLDAADAQVATAEQQLDDANYAKDHPQSTQTQTGTGTTAGQGGQVMPTATAAPKAATPPAAAPPAAAVPSSTAPKSAGLLPMNFSGSSQGVEAVGPVAAQQTPTPGGGSGSTSGTGQTGATGQTAQTSEDPGELAVRQAEQALATAKANRVQAFQSTENLDLVAPQDGTVVSLDGVAGQLAGPQGIVVSSTATGNPAGGRLPDGSAISSGAGSGQSASSGAASGAAAAGAAAAGGATGGASVTAAPAAPAVMTIADLASMQVLAQIPELDVGRVLGGQPVTVSVNALPGDKIPGAVSTVNVLPGSGSTVQYGTAVALTPPPLGLRPGMSASVSITVRQANNVLFLPSVAVTPLGGTNSGAATVNVLAPDGTTQQRQIGTGLSSDTVTQVTSGLAMGDLVVLPDPNTPNVFGQGGPPPRTQGGTSQSGQGGGR, translated from the coding sequence ATGGCGGCTGGTGGATCCCGGCGACTGTGGATCGTGAACGGCCTGGTCGTCCTGCTCGTGCTCCTGGCGGCCGGCGGCACCGTGTACGGGCTCACCCGGACCTCCTCGAGCGAGGACACCTCGCTGCGCACGACCCCGCTGGGCCGCGGCACGGTGGCGGAGACCGTGAGCGCCTCCGGGACGGTCACGAGCGCCACCAGCGCGACGCTCAACTTCTCGACCAGCGGCAGGATCTCCGACGTGCGGGTGCGCCTGGGTGACCGGGTCACCAAGGGGCAGACCGTGGCCGTCCTCGACGGCGAGTACGCGCAGGCCAACCTCGACGCCGCGGACGCCCAGGTCGCCACGGCCGAGCAGCAGCTCGACGACGCCAACTACGCCAAGGACCACCCGCAGTCGACGCAGACGCAGACGGGTACCGGGACGACGGCGGGCCAGGGTGGTCAGGTAATGCCGACCGCGACGGCAGCCCCGAAGGCGGCGACCCCTCCGGCCGCCGCGCCTCCTGCTGCAGCGGTTCCTTCCTCGACCGCACCGAAGTCCGCAGGCCTCTTGCCGATGAACTTCTCCGGCTCCTCGCAGGGCGTCGAGGCCGTCGGTCCCGTCGCGGCGCAGCAGACGCCGACGCCGGGCGGCGGGTCCGGCTCGACGTCTGGAACGGGCCAGACCGGCGCGACCGGTCAGACCGCGCAGACCTCCGAGGACCCGGGCGAGCTCGCCGTCCGGCAGGCCGAGCAGGCCCTCGCGACGGCGAAGGCCAATCGCGTCCAGGCGTTCCAGTCGACCGAGAACCTCGACCTCGTCGCCCCGCAGGACGGCACCGTGGTGAGCCTCGACGGCGTGGCGGGGCAGCTCGCCGGCCCGCAGGGGATCGTGGTCAGCTCGACCGCCACGGGCAACCCGGCCGGCGGGCGACTGCCCGACGGGTCGGCGATCTCCAGCGGCGCCGGGTCGGGGCAGTCGGCCTCGTCGGGGGCCGCCTCCGGAGCGGCCGCCGCGGGTGCGGCCGCCGCCGGGGGAGCGACCGGCGGGGCGAGCGTCACCGCGGCCCCGGCCGCACCCGCCGTCATGACCATCGCGGACCTCGCCTCGATGCAGGTCCTCGCGCAGATCCCCGAGCTCGACGTGGGCCGCGTGCTCGGCGGGCAGCCCGTGACCGTCTCGGTGAACGCGCTGCCCGGCGACAAGATCCCGGGGGCGGTGTCGACGGTCAACGTCCTGCCCGGCTCGGGCTCCACCGTGCAGTACGGCACCGCCGTCGCCCTCACACCGCCGCCGCTGGGACTGCGTCCGGGGATGTCGGCGAGCGTGTCGATCACCGTGCGGCAGGCGAACAACGTGCTGTTCCTGCCGTCGGTCGCGGTGACGCCGCTCGGCGGGACGAACTCGGGCGCGGCGACGGTCAACGTCCTGGCCCCGGACGGCACCACCCAGCAGCGGCAGATCGGGACGGGGCTGTCCTCCGACACGGTCACCCAGGTGACGTCGGGGCTCGCGATGGGCGACCTGGTGGTGCTCCCCGACCCGAACACGCCGAACGTCTTCGGTCAGGGCGGTCCGCCACCGCGCACCCAGGGCGGGACCTCCCAGAGCGGCCAGGGCGGCGGGCGGTGA
- a CDS encoding ABC transporter ATP-binding protein: MSKVYGSGETAVHALREVNLLVRRGEYVAVIGQSGSGKSTLLNILGCLDAPTSGRYLLEGLDVADLDERQQSILRNRQIGFIFQSFNLIPRTTALANVELPLVYAGVSRRTRRERARAALDLVGLGRREDHRPNELSGGQQQRVAVARALVTTPALLLADEPTGNLDSASTTDVLGLFDALHRAGRTIVLITHDDEVAARADRVVVVTDGVLTEAGPAAQRRAVGEVVT; this comes from the coding sequence ATGTCGAAGGTCTACGGCAGCGGTGAGACTGCCGTGCACGCGTTGCGCGAGGTGAACCTGCTGGTCCGGCGCGGGGAGTACGTGGCCGTCATCGGTCAGTCCGGCTCCGGGAAGTCGACGCTGCTCAACATCCTGGGCTGCCTCGACGCGCCGACCTCGGGGCGCTACCTGCTCGAGGGGCTCGACGTCGCCGACCTCGACGAGCGCCAGCAGTCGATCCTGCGCAACCGGCAGATCGGCTTCATCTTCCAGTCGTTCAACCTCATCCCGCGCACGACCGCGCTGGCCAACGTCGAGCTGCCGCTGGTCTACGCCGGCGTCTCCCGCCGGACGCGCCGGGAGCGGGCGCGGGCCGCCCTGGACCTGGTCGGGCTCGGTCGCCGCGAGGACCACCGGCCCAACGAGCTCTCCGGCGGGCAGCAGCAGCGCGTCGCGGTCGCCCGGGCGCTGGTCACCACCCCCGCGCTGCTGCTCGCCGACGAACCGACGGGCAACCTCGACTCGGCGAGCACCACCGACGTCCTGGGCCTCTTCGACGCCCTGCACCGCGCCGGCCGGACGATCGTGCTGATCACCCACGACGACGAGGTGGCGGCGCGGGCCGACCGCGTCGTCGTCGTGACCGACGGCGTGCTCACCGAGGCCGGTCCGGCCGCGCAGCGGCGGGCCGTCGGCGAGGTCGTCACGTGA
- the hpt gene encoding hypoxanthine phosphoribosyltransferase, whose product MYDGDIASVLISSEDIQTKIGELADQIAADYGSPGPGEPDLLLVGVLKGAVMFMTDLARRLPVPTQLEFMAISSYGSATSSSGVVRILKDLDRDISGRHVLIVEDIIDSGLTLSWLRKNLESRGPASLHVVTLLRKPEAAKLDVDVSYIGFDIPNEFVVGFGLDYAERYRDLPYIGTLDPSVYA is encoded by the coding sequence GTGTACGACGGCGACATCGCGTCCGTGCTGATCAGCTCCGAGGACATCCAGACGAAGATCGGAGAGCTCGCGGACCAGATCGCCGCCGACTACGGCTCTCCCGGTCCGGGCGAGCCGGACCTGCTGCTCGTCGGGGTGCTGAAGGGCGCGGTCATGTTCATGACCGACCTGGCCCGCCGCCTCCCGGTCCCCACGCAGCTCGAGTTCATGGCGATCAGCTCGTACGGGTCGGCCACGTCGTCCTCGGGCGTCGTGCGGATCCTCAAGGACCTCGACCGGGACATCTCCGGGCGCCACGTGCTGATCGTCGAGGACATCATCGACTCCGGGCTGACGCTCTCCTGGCTGCGCAAGAATCTCGAGTCGCGGGGGCCGGCGTCGCTGCACGTGGTCACGCTGCTGCGCAAGCCCGAGGCCGCGAAGCTCGACGTCGACGTCAGCTACATCGGGTTCGACATCCCGAACGAGTTCGTGGTCGGGTTCGGGCTGGACTACGCCGAGCGGTACCGCGACCTCCCCTACATCGGCACCCTCGACCCGTCGGTGTACGCCTGA
- a CDS encoding zinc-dependent metalloprotease, with product MTVTERPATGLPVRWDLAVATGSRLVPPGPAVDRAEAAAEVARLSEGARIGEGHVRELTGLGAGHAIPAAAVVDRPGWIASGVEGIRTLTSEVRLPTAARTSPGLLTRAAAGVTSTVAGAQMGTLLAFLSTKVLGQYDPFAGPANAGHLLLVAPNVTAARQALEVDAEDFALWVCVHEATHRLQFTAVPWLRDHFRDEVTTFASGMESGVTAALDRLPEITKAIRSRSDVSMLELLQGPEQGAVLDRLLALTTLLEGHAEHVMDEVGPAVIPSVSTIRGRFSARRRGGGPIDRLLRVLLGVQAKVKQYEQGRVFVDEVVGTIGMEGFNAVWTSPDTLPRRSEITDPTAWMDRVHG from the coding sequence GTGACCGTCACCGAGCGCCCCGCGACCGGACTGCCCGTGCGCTGGGACCTCGCCGTCGCCACCGGCTCCCGCCTCGTGCCGCCCGGACCCGCCGTGGACCGGGCCGAGGCCGCCGCCGAGGTCGCGCGGCTGAGCGAGGGCGCGCGGATCGGCGAGGGCCACGTCCGCGAGCTCACCGGCCTCGGCGCCGGCCACGCCATCCCCGCCGCCGCCGTCGTCGACCGTCCCGGCTGGATCGCCTCCGGCGTCGAGGGCATCCGCACGTTGACCTCCGAGGTCCGGCTCCCCACCGCCGCGCGGACCTCGCCCGGCCTGCTGACCCGGGCCGCCGCGGGCGTCACCTCGACCGTCGCGGGCGCGCAGATGGGCACGTTGCTCGCGTTCCTCTCGACGAAGGTGCTCGGTCAGTACGACCCCTTCGCCGGCCCCGCGAACGCGGGTCACCTGCTGCTCGTCGCCCCCAACGTCACGGCCGCCCGCCAGGCGCTCGAGGTCGACGCCGAGGACTTCGCCCTCTGGGTGTGCGTGCACGAGGCCACCCACCGGCTCCAGTTCACCGCCGTCCCGTGGCTGCGCGACCACTTCCGCGACGAGGTCACCACCTTCGCCTCCGGGATGGAGAGCGGGGTGACCGCGGCCCTCGACCGGCTCCCCGAGATCACGAAGGCCATCCGGTCCCGCAGCGACGTCTCGATGCTCGAGCTCCTCCAGGGCCCCGAGCAGGGCGCGGTCCTCGACCGGTTGCTCGCGCTGACCACCCTGCTCGAGGGGCACGCGGAGCACGTCATGGACGAGGTCGGGCCCGCCGTGATCCCGTCGGTGTCGACCATCCGCGGCCGCTTCTCCGCGCGCCGGCGCGGCGGTGGCCCGATCGACCGGCTGCTGCGGGTGCTGCTCGGCGTCCAGGCCAAGGTCAAGCAGTACGAGCAGGGCCGCGTGTTCGTCGACGAGGTCGTCGGCACGATCGGCATGGAGGGCTTCAACGCCGTCTGGACCTCGCCCGACACGCTGCCCCGCCGCTCGGAGATCACCGATCCGACGGCCTGGATGGACCGCGTTCACGGATGA
- a CDS encoding DHA2 family efflux MFS transporter permease subunit, with product MSTTTASPPASAAKTSSTGAFTHRQILTILSGLLLGMFLAALDQNIVSTSIRTIADDLNGLNLQAWATTAYLITATISTPLYGKLSDLYGRKPFFLFAIAVFVIGSVLCTISTSMYELAIFRAIQGAGAGGLMSLALTIIGDIVPPRERARYQGYFLAVFGTSSVIGPVVGGFFAGADSIIGVTGWRWVFLVNVPIGILAFTVVWRVLNLPHTRRERRIDWPGASALAIALVPLLIVAEQGQTWGWGSAWAITCYAIGVVGIIGFILAERAYGDDALLPLRLFRNGVFSLTTVIAVITGIGMFGGIAIVPQYLQIVTGSSPTKAGLEMIPLVGGLMVASIISGQLTSRTGRYKVFPVIGLGLMTLGMVLFHFLLHADTPYWQIAILMVVFGLGLGNCMQTLVLAVQNAVPASDMGVATASATFFRQMGGTVGVSVFISILFSTLGGNIATAFRSAASDPGFRAAAADPAVAANPANAVALNPAVGAARVTEDSSVLQQMDPRLARPFFEGFAASMDLVFLVAACVIAVGFVLIWFLKEVPLRTTSGIQARQAEEAGQAQGPGSVDSAAEVTGPARGALDVPTTTPPVGAAGAAGSERVLRPSPAPRPHGRHEAPQRSGDSVVLGQLSDGPVPDDGSVRFTDDVAGVPMALHALDGTVVDRTSSAADGSFRLHAPLPGNYVVVANPSTFKPHAELVSLDGVPVHRPLALRRATPVGGSVRDTEDIPVVGATVTVTDAAGGVRAVRRTGADGSWECPELDPGTYTVAVLAPGREPVAERLVVAEASPAGRRSTRHDVRVPVARHAVRGQVRSTSGAVVPESLVVLMGADGRVVASTVTDASGHFAVEDLAEGRYLLTASGFAPVSEQVDVAAGRHAAVELTVDPPQPVASPATTSTTSTPDPETAPLPVVR from the coding sequence ATGAGCACGACCACCGCCTCGCCGCCGGCGAGCGCGGCGAAGACGTCCAGCACGGGCGCCTTCACGCACCGCCAGATCCTGACGATCCTGTCCGGGCTGCTGCTCGGCATGTTCCTGGCCGCGCTGGACCAGAACATCGTCTCCACGTCGATCCGCACGATCGCCGACGACCTCAACGGCCTGAACCTGCAGGCCTGGGCGACGACGGCCTACCTGATCACCGCGACGATCTCGACGCCGCTCTACGGCAAGCTCTCCGACCTCTACGGACGCAAGCCGTTCTTCCTCTTCGCCATCGCCGTCTTCGTCATCGGGTCCGTGCTCTGCACGATCTCGACCTCGATGTACGAGCTCGCGATCTTCCGCGCCATCCAGGGTGCGGGCGCCGGCGGTCTGATGAGCCTGGCGCTGACGATCATCGGCGACATCGTCCCGCCGCGGGAGCGCGCCCGGTACCAGGGCTACTTCCTCGCGGTGTTCGGCACGTCGAGCGTCATCGGTCCGGTGGTCGGCGGGTTCTTCGCGGGTGCCGACTCGATCATCGGCGTCACCGGCTGGCGCTGGGTCTTCCTCGTCAACGTGCCGATCGGCATCCTCGCGTTCACCGTCGTCTGGCGGGTGCTGAACCTGCCGCACACGCGCCGCGAGCGGCGGATCGACTGGCCCGGCGCCTCCGCCCTGGCCATCGCCCTCGTCCCGCTGCTGATCGTCGCCGAGCAGGGCCAGACCTGGGGCTGGGGCTCGGCCTGGGCGATCACCTGCTACGCCATCGGCGTCGTCGGGATCATCGGTTTCATCCTCGCCGAGCGGGCCTACGGCGACGACGCGCTGCTGCCGCTGCGCCTGTTCCGCAACGGCGTGTTCTCCCTGACCACGGTCATCGCCGTCATCACCGGTATCGGGATGTTCGGCGGGATCGCGATCGTCCCCCAGTACCTGCAGATCGTCACCGGCTCCAGCCCCACGAAGGCCGGGCTCGAGATGATCCCGCTGGTCGGTGGCCTCATGGTCGCCTCGATCATCTCCGGCCAGCTGACCAGCCGGACCGGGCGCTACAAGGTCTTCCCCGTCATCGGCCTCGGACTGATGACGCTCGGCATGGTGCTGTTCCACTTCCTGCTGCACGCCGACACCCCGTACTGGCAGATCGCGATCCTCATGGTCGTCTTCGGCCTCGGGCTCGGTAACTGCATGCAGACCCTGGTGCTCGCCGTGCAGAACGCCGTCCCGGCGTCCGACATGGGCGTCGCCACCGCGTCGGCGACCTTCTTCCGCCAGATGGGCGGCACGGTCGGCGTCTCGGTGTTCATCTCGATCCTGTTCTCCACGCTCGGCGGGAACATCGCGACGGCCTTCCGCTCGGCGGCGTCCGACCCCGGCTTCCGGGCCGCGGCGGCCGACCCCGCGGTGGCGGCCAACCCGGCGAACGCCGTGGCGCTGAACCCGGCCGTCGGTGCCGCCCGCGTCACCGAGGACTCCTCGGTGCTGCAGCAGATGGACCCGCGGCTGGCCCGTCCGTTCTTCGAGGGCTTCGCGGCCTCGATGGACCTGGTGTTCCTCGTCGCCGCCTGCGTGATCGCCGTCGGCTTCGTGCTGATCTGGTTCCTCAAGGAGGTGCCGCTGCGCACGACGTCGGGCATCCAGGCCCGGCAGGCCGAGGAGGCCGGCCAGGCCCAGGGCCCCGGCAGCGTCGACTCGGCCGCCGAGGTGACCGGCCCGGCGCGCGGTGCGCTCGACGTCCCGACCACCACGCCCCCGGTGGGCGCGGCCGGCGCCGCGGGCTCCGAGCGGGTGCTCCGGCCCTCGCCGGCGCCCCGTCCGCACGGGCGCCACGAGGCGCCGCAGCGCAGCGGTGACTCGGTGGTCCTCGGGCAGCTCTCCGACGGTCCCGTCCCGGACGACGGGTCGGTGCGGTTCACCGACGACGTCGCGGGTGTCCCGATGGCCCTGCACGCCCTCGACGGCACCGTGGTCGACCGGACCTCCTCGGCCGCCGACGGGTCGTTCCGGCTGCACGCCCCGCTGCCCGGCAACTACGTCGTGGTGGCCAACCCGAGCACGTTCAAGCCGCACGCCGAGCTCGTCTCGCTCGACGGCGTGCCCGTGCACCGGCCGCTGGCGCTGCGCCGGGCCACCCCCGTGGGCGGCTCGGTCCGCGACACCGAGGACATCCCCGTGGTCGGCGCGACGGTCACGGTGACCGACGCGGCCGGCGGTGTCCGCGCCGTGCGCCGTACCGGTGCCGACGGCTCGTGGGAGTGCCCGGAGCTCGACCCCGGCACCTACACCGTCGCCGTCCTCGCCCCCGGGCGGGAGCCGGTCGCGGAGCGGCTCGTCGTCGCCGAGGCGTCCCCGGCCGGTCGACGCAGCACCCGCCACGACGTCCGGGTCCCGGTCGCGCGGCACGCGGTGCGCGGTCAGGTCCGGTCGACCTCGGGTGCGGTGGTGCCGGAGTCCCTCGTGGTGCTCATGGGTGCCGACGGCCGGGTCGTGGCCTCCACGGTCACCGACGCGTCCGGGCACTTCGCCGTGGAGGACCTCGCCGAGGGCCGCTACCTGCTCACCGCGAGCGGGTTCGCCCCGGTCTCCGAGCAGGTCGACGTGGCCGCCGGTCGGCACGCGGCCGTCGAACTCACCGTCGACCCGCCGCAGCCGGTGGCCTCCCCGGCCACGACGTCGACGACCTCGACGCCGGACCCGGAGACCGCTCCGCTGCCGGTGGTGCGTTGA
- the dacB gene encoding D-alanyl-D-alanine carboxypeptidase/D-alanyl-D-alanine endopeptidase, producing MGQVAPASTGEALLTASEVDQRSEGRAGERPTSHRAEVPRSRRILTRALVVLVVLALLGGLGTAAVLTAPTLARTLGLPVSAAVDPPAPVVFSPQLAALPASAPTPTPAGVAAALDGRTAGLGDLTGVVLDPASPQTPLWSRNPSEPQVPASSTKLLTAAAALLSLDPETRLATTVTAGPTPDSVVLVGGGDVSLSSLPDGRESVYPGAAHLDDLVAQVRAARGGQPLATVYVDTSRYSGPLLAPGWDPVDIAGGNLAPMGPLMLDGARLDPTALDGARSETPAQDAGAALGERLGGRVTVRDGTAPAGAAVLGRVESPPLTELVHTAMTNSDNLLAEALGREVAIRENAPASFEGATTSIRRVLAANGIDTTGVTTSDASGLSTENRIPAATLASVLAPAAAPTTTDPRTATLRPILDGLPIAAGTGTLVDRYTAGSTNADGRGWVRAKTGTLTGTNALAGVVSDTDGRLLVFAFMSNGPDPVGARPRLDALATALRGCGCR from the coding sequence GTGGGGCAGGTCGCACCGGCATCGACGGGGGAGGCACTCCTGACGGCGAGCGAGGTCGACCAGCGGTCCGAGGGCCGGGCGGGGGAGCGGCCCACCAGCCATCGCGCCGAGGTCCCGCGCTCGCGGCGGATCCTCACCCGCGCGCTCGTCGTGCTGGTCGTCCTGGCCCTGCTGGGCGGGCTCGGCACGGCGGCCGTGCTCACCGCGCCGACCCTCGCCCGCACCCTGGGCCTGCCGGTGTCGGCCGCCGTCGACCCGCCCGCTCCCGTGGTGTTCAGCCCGCAGCTCGCCGCTCTCCCGGCGTCCGCGCCCACCCCGACCCCCGCCGGCGTCGCCGCCGCGCTCGACGGTCGCACCGCCGGGCTCGGGGACCTGACCGGCGTCGTGCTCGACCCCGCCTCCCCGCAGACCCCGCTCTGGAGCCGTAACCCGTCCGAGCCGCAGGTGCCCGCCTCGTCCACGAAGCTGCTGACCGCGGCCGCGGCCCTGCTCTCGCTGGACCCCGAGACGCGCCTCGCGACCACCGTGACGGCGGGTCCGACGCCCGACTCGGTGGTGCTCGTCGGCGGCGGCGACGTGTCCCTGTCGTCCCTGCCCGACGGCCGGGAGTCGGTCTACCCGGGCGCCGCGCACCTCGACGACCTCGTCGCGCAGGTCCGGGCCGCGCGCGGCGGACAGCCGCTCGCGACGGTGTACGTCGACACCTCCCGCTACTCCGGGCCCCTGCTGGCGCCCGGCTGGGACCCGGTCGACATCGCCGGAGGCAACCTCGCGCCGATGGGACCGCTGATGCTCGACGGCGCCCGGCTCGACCCCACCGCGCTCGACGGCGCCCGCTCCGAGACCCCCGCCCAGGACGCCGGGGCCGCGCTCGGCGAGCGCCTCGGCGGCCGGGTCACCGTGCGCGACGGCACGGCTCCCGCCGGCGCGGCCGTGCTCGGGCGGGTGGAGTCCCCGCCGCTCACCGAGCTGGTCCACACGGCGATGACCAACTCGGACAACCTCCTGGCCGAGGCGCTCGGGCGGGAGGTCGCGATCCGGGAGAACGCGCCCGCGTCCTTCGAGGGGGCGACCACGTCGATCCGGCGCGTCCTGGCCGCGAACGGGATCGACACGACCGGGGTGACCACCTCCGACGCCTCCGGGCTGTCGACCGAGAACCGCATCCCGGCCGCAACGCTGGCGTCGGTCCTCGCCCCGGCGGCGGCCCCCACCACGACGGACCCCCGCACCGCCACGCTGCGCCCGATCCTCGACGGCCTGCCGATCGCCGCGGGCACCGGCACTCTGGTCGACCGCTACACCGCCGGGTCGACCAACGCCGACGGCCGGGGCTGGGTCCGGGCGAAGACGGGCACGTTGACGGGCACCAACGCGCTCGCGGGCGTCGTCTCGGACACCGACGGGCGCCTGCTCGTGTTCGCCTTCATGTCCAACGGTCCCGATCCGGTCGGTGCCCGTCCGCGCCTCGACGCGCTCGCCACGGCGTTGCGCGGATGCGGCTGTCGCTGA
- the tilS gene encoding tRNA lysidine(34) synthetase TilS yields MSRVPPAVAEVRRALRHSLPDAGSGPVVVACSGGADSLALAAAAVAVRDEVHAVVVDHGLQAGSGAVAERARAQLAGLGVRAAVRPVVVGTGPDGPEGEARRVRYAALREASDALGGAPVLLGHTLDDQAETVLLGLGRGAGARSLAGMATWDPPWCRPLLGIRRATTRQACAEAGLEPWEDPHNADARYTRVRLRHEVLPLLEDVLAGGVASALARTAAQLADDDAALSALAEDVRRAAEDDDGGLAAPVVGKEPAAVRRRVLRSWLAAQGARGFDEAQLRAVDGLVARWRGQGPPSLPGRLEVIRSRGRLTLRRARSER; encoded by the coding sequence ATGAGCCGCGTGCCGCCCGCGGTCGCCGAGGTCCGACGCGCGCTGCGGCACTCCCTTCCCGACGCCGGGTCGGGGCCGGTCGTCGTCGCCTGCTCCGGCGGGGCGGACTCGCTGGCGCTCGCCGCGGCCGCGGTGGCCGTGCGGGACGAGGTGCACGCCGTCGTCGTGGACCACGGTCTGCAGGCCGGGTCGGGCGCGGTGGCCGAGCGGGCCCGCGCGCAGCTCGCCGGCCTCGGGGTCCGGGCGGCGGTCCGACCCGTCGTCGTCGGGACCGGGCCGGACGGACCGGAGGGGGAGGCGCGCCGGGTGCGGTACGCGGCGTTGCGCGAGGCGTCCGACGCGCTCGGCGGGGCGCCCGTGCTGCTCGGGCACACCCTCGACGACCAGGCCGAGACGGTGCTCCTGGGCCTCGGCCGGGGCGCGGGTGCTCGGTCGCTCGCGGGGATGGCGACGTGGGACCCGCCGTGGTGCCGGCCGCTGCTCGGCATCCGTCGCGCCACGACCCGGCAGGCGTGCGCGGAGGCCGGACTCGAGCCCTGGGAGGACCCGCACAACGCCGACGCGCGCTACACCCGGGTCCGGCTGCGCCACGAGGTGCTGCCCCTGCTCGAGGACGTGCTCGCCGGGGGTGTGGCGTCGGCACTGGCACGCACCGCGGCACAGCTCGCCGACGACGACGCGGCGCTGTCCGCCCTCGCCGAGGACGTCCGCCGCGCGGCCGAGGACGACGACGGGGGCCTCGCCGCACCCGTCGTCGGGAAGGAGCCGGCGGCGGTGCGGCGGCGCGTGCTGCGGTCGTGGCTCGCCGCGCAGGGGGCGCGGGGCTTCGACGAGGCGCAGCTGCGGGCCGTGGACGGTCTGGTGGCCCGCTGGCGCGGACAGGGGCCGCCGTCACTCCCCGGCCGCTTGGAGGTGATCCGCTCCCGTGGGAGGCTGACCTTGCGCAGAGCTCGTTCCGAACGGTAG
- a CDS encoding inorganic diphosphatase — protein MEFDVLIEIPKGNRNKYEMDHESGRLRLDRTLFTATQYPADYGYVENTLGLDGDPLDALVLVQEPTFPGCLILARTIGMFRMTDEKGGDDKLLCVPAGDPRQEHLRDIHHLSEYDRLEIQHFFEVYKDLEPGKSVEGASWVGRSDAEQEIRESYKRAEEQGSH, from the coding sequence GTGGAGTTCGACGTTCTGATCGAGATCCCCAAGGGGAACCGGAACAAGTACGAGATGGACCACGAGTCCGGGCGGCTGCGCCTCGACCGGACGCTGTTCACGGCCACCCAGTACCCGGCCGACTACGGGTACGTCGAGAACACGCTGGGCCTCGACGGGGACCCCCTCGACGCACTGGTCCTCGTCCAGGAGCCGACCTTCCCGGGCTGCCTGATCCTCGCCCGCACCATCGGCATGTTCCGCATGACCGACGAGAAGGGCGGCGACGACAAGCTGCTCTGCGTGCCGGCGGGCGACCCGCGCCAGGAGCACCTGCGCGACATCCACCACCTCTCGGAGTACGACCGGCTCGAGATCCAGCACTTCTTCGAGGTCTACAAGGACCTCGAGCCCGGCAAGAGCGTCGAGGGCGCCTCCTGGGTCGGCCGCTCCGACGCCGAGCAGGAGATCCGCGAGTCCTACAAGCGCGCCGAGGAGCAGGGCTCGCACTAG